The genomic stretch tcagggtttggcgttggagaaggctcagggtttggctcagcccttggcgttggagaaggctcagggtttggcgttggagaaggctcaggctttggctcagcccttggcgttggagaaggctcagggtttggcgttggagaaggctcaggctttggcgttggagaaggctcagggtttgacgttggagaaggctcagggtttggctcaggctttggcgttggagaaggctcagggtttggcattggagaaggctcagggtttggctcagggtttggcgttggagaaggctcaggctttggctcaggctttgccgttggagaaggctcaggctttggctcagggtttggcgttggagaaggctcagggtttggctcaggctttggtgttggagaaggctcagggtttggtgttggagaaggctcagggtttggctcagggtttggcgttggagaaggctcagggtttggcgttggagaaggctcagggtttggctcaggttttggcgttggagaaggctcagggtttggcgttggagaaggctcagggtttggctcagggtttggcgttggagaaggctcagggtttggcgttggagaaggctcaggctttcgctcagggtttggcgttggagaaggctcagggtttgccgttggagaaggctcagggtttggttcagggtttggcgctggagaagtctcagtgtttggcgttggagaaggctcagggtttggctcatggtttggcgttggagaaggctcagggtttggctcaggctttggcgttggagaaggctcagggtttggctcaggctttggcattggagaaggctcaggatttggctcagggtttggcgttggagaagggtcagggtttggctcaaggtttggcgttggagaaggctcagggtttggcttaggctttggcgttggagaaggctcaggctttggctcagggtttggcgttagagaaggctcagggtttggcgttggagaaggctcagggtttggctcaggctttggcgttggagacggcttaggctttggctcagggtttggccttggagaaggctcaggctttggctcaggctttggcgttggagaaggctcagggtttggcgttggagaaggctcagggtttggttcggggtttggcattggagaaggctcagggtttggcgttggagaaggctcaggctttggctcagggtttggcattggagaaggctcagggtttggcgttggagatttctcagggtttggctcaggctttggtgttgtagaaggctcaggctttggctcagtgtttggcgttggagaaggctcagggtttggcgttggagaaggctcagggtttggcgttggagaaggctcagtgtatggcgttggagaaggctcaggctttggctcaggctttggccttggagaaggctcagggtttggcgttggagaaggctcaggctttggctcagcccttggcgttggagaaggctcagggtttggcgttggagaaggctcaggctttggctcagcccttggcgttggagaaggctcagggtttggcgttggagacggctcagggtttggctcagggtttggccttggagaaggctcagggtttggcgttggagaaggctcaggctttggctcagggtttggccttggagaaggctcagggtttggccttggagaaggctcagggtttggtgttggagaaggctcaggctttggcttagGGTtgggcgttggagaaggctcagggtttggcgttggagaaggctcagggtttggctcagcccttggcgttggagaaggctcagggtttggcgttggagaaggctcaggctttggctcagcccttggcgttggagaaggctcagggtttggcgttggagaaggttcaggctttggctcaggctttggcattggagaaggctcagggttcggcattggagaaggctcagggtttggctcagggtttggcgttggagaaggctcagcctttggctcaggctttgccgttggagaaggctcaggctttggctcagggtttggcgttggagaaggctcagggtttggctcaggctttggtgttggagaaggctcagggtttggcttagggtttggcgttggagaaggctcagggtttggcttagggtttggcgttggagaaggctcaggctttggctcagggtttggcgttggagaaggctcaggctttggctcagggtttggcgttggagaaggctcaggctttggctcagggtttggcgttggagaagggtcagggtttggcgttggagaaggctcaggctttggctcagggtttggcgttggagaaggctcagggtttggcgttggagaaggctcaggctttggctcagggtttggcgttggagaaggctcaggctttggctcagtgtttggcgttggagaaggctcagggtttggcgttggagaaggctcaggctttggctcagggtttggcgttggagaaggctcaggctttggcgttggagaaggctcaggctttggcgttggagaaggctcaggctttggcgttggagaaggctcaggctttggcgttggagaaggctcaggctttggcgttggagaaggctcaggctttggcgttggagaaggctcaggctttggcgttggagaaggctcaggctttggcgttggagaaggctcaggctttggctcagggtttggcgttggagaaggctcagggtttggcgttggagaaggctcagggtttggctcaggctttggcgttggagaaggctcagggtttggcgttggagaaggctcagggtttggctcagggtttggcgttggagaaggctcagggtttggctcagggtttggcgttggagacggctcagggtttggctcagggtttggcgttggagaaggctcagtgtttggccttggagaaggctcagggtttggctcagggtttggccttggagaaggctcagggtttggctcagggtttggccttggagaaggctcagggtttggctcaggctttggcgttggagaaggctcagggtttggctcagggtttggcgttggagaaggctcagggtttggctcagggtttggcgttggagaaggctcagggtttggcgttggagaaggctcagggtttggctcagggtttggccttggagaaggctcaggctttggctcagggtttggcgttggagaaggctcagggtttggcgttggagaaggctcagggtttggcgttggagaaggctcagggtttggcgttggagaaggctcagggtttggctcaggctttggctttggagaaggctcagggtttggcgttggagaaggctcagggtttggctcaggctttggcgttggagaaggctcagggtttggcgttggagaaggctcagggtttggctcagggtttggcgttggagacggctcagggtttggctcagggtttggcgttggagaaggctcagggtttggccttggagaaggctcagggtttggctcagggtttggccttggagaaggctcagggtttggctcagggtttggcgttggagaaggctcagggtttggctcagggtttggcgttggagaaggctcagtgtttggcgttggagaaggctcagggtttggctcagggtttggccttggagaaggctcaggctttggctcagggtttggccttggagaaggctcagggtttggcgttggagaaggctcagggtttggctcagcccttggcgttggagaaggctcagggtttggcattggagaaggctcagggtttggctcagggtttggcgttggagaaggctcagggtttggcgttggagaaggctcaggctttggctcagggtttggcgttggagaaggctcaggctttggctcagggtttggccttggaggaggctcagggtttggccttggagaaggctcagggtttggctcagggtttggccttggagaaggctcagggtttggctcagggtttggcgttggagaaggctcagggtttggctcagggtttggcgttggagaaggctcagggtttggtgttggagaaggctcagggtttggctcagggtttggccttggagaaggctcaggctttggctcagggtttggccttggagaaggctcagggtttggcgttggagaaggctcagggtttggctcagggtttggcgttggagaaggctcagggtttggcgttggagaaggctcagggtttggctcagggtttggcgttggagaaggctcagggtttggcgttggagaaggctcaggctttggctcagggtttggcgttggagaaggctcaggctttggctcagggtttggccttggaggaggctcagggtttggcgttggagaaggctcacggtttggctcagggtttggcgttggagaaggctcagggtttggctcagggtttggctttggagaaggctcagggtttggctcaggctttggcgttggagaaggctcagggtttggctcaggctttggcgttggagaaggctcagggtttggcgttggagaaggctcagggtttggctcagggtttggcgttggagaaggttcagggtttggcgttggagaaggctcaggctttggctcagggtttggcgttggagaaggctcagggtttggcgttggagaaggctcagggtttggctcagggtttggcgttggagaaggctcagggtttggtgttggagaaggctcagggtttggcgttggagaaggctcagggtttggctcaggctttggcgttggagaagtctcagcgtttggcgttggagaaggctcaggctttggctcaggctttgcctttggagaaggctcagggtttggcgttggagaaggctcagggtttggctcaggctttggcattggagaaggctcagggtttggcgttggagaaggctcagggtttggctcagggtttggcgttggagaaggctcagggtttggcgttggagaaggctcagggtttggctcaggttttggcgttggagaaggctcagggtttggcgttggagaaggctcagggtttggcgttggagaaggctcagggtttggctcaggctttggcgttggagaagtctcagcgtttggcgttggagaaggctcaggctttggctcaggctttgccgttggagaaggctcagggtttggcgttggagaaggctcagggtttggctcagggtttgccgttggagaaggctcagggtttgccgttggagaaggctcagggtttgccgttggagaaggctcaggctttggttcaggttttggcgttggagaagtctcagcgtttggcgttggagaaggctcaggctttggctcaggctttgccgttggagaaggctcagggtttggcgttggagaaggctcagggtttggctcagtgtttggcgttggagaaggctcagggtttggcgttggagaaggctcagggtttggcgatggagaaggctcagggtttggctcaggctttggcgttggagaaggctcagggtttggccttggagaaggctcaggctttggtcagggattggcgttggagaaggctcagggtttggcgttggagaaggctcaggctttggctcagggtttggcgttggagaaggctcaggctttggctcagggtttggcgttggagaaagctcagggtttggctcagggtttggcattgtagaatgctcagggtttggcgttggagaaggctcagggtttggctcagggtttggcgttggagaaggctcagggtttggcgttggagaaggctcaggctttggctcaggctttgccgttggagaaggctcacggtttggctcagggtttggcgttggagaaggctcagggtttggctcaggctttggtgttggagaaggctcagggtttggctcaggctttggcgttggagaaggctcagggtttggctcagggtttggctttggagaaggctcagggtttggcgttggagaaggctcagggtttggctcagggtttggcgttggagaaggctcagggtttggcgttggagaaggctcaggctttggctcaggctttggcgttggagaaggctcagggtttggcgttggagaaggctcagggtttggctcagggtttggcgttggagaaggctcagggtttggcgttggagaaggctcagggtttggcgttggagaaggctcagggtttagcgttggagaaggctcagggtttggctcaggctttggcgttggagaagtctcagcgtttggcgttggagaaggctcaggctttggctcaggctttgccgttggagaaggctcagggtttggcgttggagaaggctcagggtttcgctcagggtttgccgttggagaaggctcagggtttgccgttggagaaggctcaggttttgccgttggagaaggctcagggtttgccgttggagaaggctcagggtttgccgttggagaaggctcagggtttgccgttggagaaggctcagggtttgccgttggagaaggctcagggtttgccgttggagaaggctcagggtttgctgttggagaaggctcagggtttggttcaggttttggcgttggagaagtctcagcgtttggcgttggagaaggctcagggtttggctcaggctttgccgttggagaaggctcagggtttggcgttggagaaggctcagggtttggctcaggctttgccgttggagaaggctcacggtttggctcagggtttggcgttggagaaggctcagggtttggctcagggtttggcattggagaaggctcagggtttggcgttggagaaggctcagggtttggctcaggctttgccgttggagaaggctcacggtttggctcagggtttggcgttggagaaggctcagggtttggctcaggctttggcgttggagaaggctcagggtttggctcaggctttggcgttggagaaggctcagggtttggctcagggtttggctttggagaaggctcagggtttggcgttggagaaggctcagggtttggctcagggtttggcgttggagaaggttcagggtttggcgttggagaaggctcaggctttggctcagggtttggcgttggagaaggctcagggtttggcgttggagaaggctcagggtttggctcagggtttggcgttggagaaggctcagggtttggcgttggagaaggctcagggtttggcgttggagaaggctcagggtttggctcaggctttggcgttggagaagtcttagcgtttggcgttggagaaggctcaggctttggctcaggctttgccgttggagaaggctcagggtttggcgtaggagaaggctcagggtttcgctcagggtttgccgttggagaaggctcagggtttgccgttggagaaggctcagggtttgccgttggagaaggctcagggtttgccgttggagaaggctcagggtttgccgttggagaaggctcagggtttggttcaggttttggcgttggagaagtctcagcgtttggcgttggagaaggctcagggtttggctcaggctttgcctttggagaaggctcaggctttgccgttggagaaggctcaggctttgccgttggagaaggctcagggtttggcgttggagaaggctcagggtttggcgttggagaaggctcagggtttagcgttggagaaggctcagggtttggctcaggctttggcgttggagaaggctatgggtttggcgttggagaaggctcaggctttggctcagcccttggcgttggagaaggctcagggtttggcgttggagaaggttcaggctttgcctcagggtttggcgttggagaaggctcagggtttggcgttggagaaggctcagggtttggcgttggagaaggctcagggtttggcgttggagaaggctcagggtttggttcagggtttggcgttggagaaggctcagggtttggcgttggagaaggctcagggtttggcgttggagaaggctcagggtttggctcaggctttggcattggagaaggctcagggtttggcgttggagaaggctcagggtttggctcaggctttggcattggagaaggctcagggtttggcgttggagaaggctcagggtttggctcagggtttggcattggagaaggctcagggtttggcgttggagaaggctcagagtttggctcagggtttggcgttggagaaggctcagcgtttggcgttggagaaggctcaggctttggctcagggtttggcgttggagaaggctcagggtttggcgttggagaaggctcagggtttggctcaggctttggcgttggagaaggctcagggtttggcattggagaaggctcagggtttggctcagggtttggcgttggagaaggctcaggatttggcgttggagaaggctcagggtttggcgttggagaaggctcagggtttggctcagggtttggcgttggagaaggctcagggtttggcgttggagaaggctcagggtttggctcagggtttggcgttggagaaggctcagggtttggcgttggagaaggctcagggtttgcctcagggtttggcgttggagaaggctcagggtttggcgttggagaaggctcagggtttggctcagggtttggcgttggagaaggctcagggtttggctcagggtttggcattggagaaggctcagggtttggcgttggagaaggctcaggctttggctcagggtttggcgttggagaaggctcagggtttggcgttggagaaggctcagggtttggctcaggctttggcgttggagaaggctcagggttgtgctcagggtttggcgttcgagaaggctcagggtttggctcaggctttggcgttggagaaggctcagggtttggctcaggctttggcgttggagaaagctcagggtttggctcagggtttggtgttggagaaggctcagggtttggcgttggagaaggctcaggctttggctcaggctttgccgttggagaaggctcagggtttgactcagggtttggcgttggagaaggctcaggctttggctcaggctttggtgttggagaaggctcagggtttggctcaggctttggcgttggagaaggctcagggtttggctcagggtttggcattggagaaggctcaggctttggcgttggagaaggctcaggatttggctcagggtttggcgttggagaaggttcagggtttggcgttggagaaggctcaggctttggctcagggtttggcgttgcagaaggctcagggtttggcgttggagaaggctcagggtttggctcagggtttggcgttggagaaggctcaggctttggcgttggagaaggctcagggtttggcgttggagaaggctcagggtttggcgttggagaaggctcagggtttggcgttggagaaggctcagggtttagcgttggagaaggctaagggtttggctcaggctttggcgttggagaagtctcagcgtttggcgttggagaaggctcaggctttggccttggagaaggctcaggctttgccgttggagaaggctcagggtttgccgttggagaaggctcagggtttgccgttggagaaggctcagggtttgccgttggagaaggctcagggtttggttcaggttttggcgttggagaagtctcagcgtttggcgttggagaaggctcagggtttggctcaggctttgccgttggagaaggctcagggtttggctcagggtttggcgttggagaaggctcagggtttggcgttggagaaggctcagggtttggctcagggtttggcgttggagaaggctcagggtttggcgttggagaaggctcagggtttggctcagggtttggccttggagaaggctcagggtttggcgttggagaaggctcagggtttggcgttggagaaggctcagggtttggcgttggagaaggctcagggtttagcgttggagaaggctcagggtttggctcaggctttggcgttggagaagtctcagcgtttggcgttggagaaggctcaggctttggctcaggctttgccgttggagaaggctcagggtttggcgttggagaaggctcaggctttggctcagggtttggcgttggagaaggctcagggtttggcgttggagaaggctcagggtttggcgttggagaaggctcagggtttggttcagggtttggcgttggagaaggctcagggtttggcgttggagaaggctcaggctttggctcaggctttgccgttggagaaggctcagggtttggcgttggagaaggctcagggtttggctcaggctttggcgttggagaaggctcagggtttggcgttggagaaggctcagtgtttggctcagggtttggcattggagaaggctcagggtttggcgttggagaaggctcagggtttggctcagggtttggcattggagaaggctcagggtttggcgttggagaaggctcagggtttgg from Dromaius novaehollandiae isolate bDroNov1 chromosome 1, bDroNov1.hap1, whole genome shotgun sequence encodes the following:
- the LOC135330256 gene encoding cell surface glycoprotein 1-like; this encodes EPNPEPSPTPNPEPSPTPNPEPSPTPKPEPNPEPSPTPNPEPSPTPNPEPNPEPSPTPNPEPSPMPKPEPNPEPSPTPNPEPSPKAKPEPKPEPSPTPNAETSPTPKPEPNPEPSPTPNPEPSPTPNPEPSPTPNPEPNPEPSPTPNPEPSPTPNPEPKPEPSPTPNPEPSPTPNPEPNPEPSPTPNPEPSPTPKPEPNPEPSPTPKPEPNPEPSPKPNPEPNPEPSPTPNPEPNREPSPTPNPEPPPRPNPEPKPEPSPTPNPEPKPEPSPTPNPEPSPTPNPEPNPEPSPTPNPEPSPTPNPEPNPEPSPTPNPEPSPRPNPEPKPEPSPRPNPEPNPPSPRPNPEPNPEPSPRPNPEPSPTPNPEPNPEPSPTPNPEPNPEPSPTPNPEPSPTPKPEPNPEPSPTPNPEPSPKPKPEPNPEPSPTPNPEPSPTPNPEPSPTPNPEPSPTPNPEPKPEPSPRPNPEPNPEPSPTPNPEPSPTPNPEPNPEPSPTPNPEPNPEPSPTPKPEPNPEPSPRPNPEPNPEPSPRPNPEPNPEPSPRPNTEPSPTPNPEPNPEPSPTPNPEPNPEPSPTPNPEPNPEPSPTPNPEPSPTPKPEPNP